The Tepidibacter aestuarii genome contains a region encoding:
- the hisIE gene encoding bifunctional phosphoribosyl-AMP cyclohydrolase/phosphoribosyl-ATP diphosphatase HisIE, with amino-acid sequence MNVDNVAKEIKFDDKGLVPVIVQDVNTNKVLMLAYMNEESIRKTLDEKVACYYSRSRQKLWKKGETSGNIQKLKGFYYDCDKDTILILVEQIGVACHTGSYTCFFNEVIKNEKSKDEVLKDLYSLIKERKNNPKEGSYTNYLFEKGLDKILKKVGEETSEVIIGAKNKNKEELVYEISDLIYHLLVLMVNEKVTIEDIKNELKKRSK; translated from the coding sequence ATGAATGTTGATAATGTAGCAAAGGAAATAAAATTTGATGATAAAGGATTAGTACCTGTAATAGTACAAGATGTAAATACTAATAAGGTTTTGATGCTTGCATATATGAATGAAGAATCTATTAGAAAAACGTTAGATGAAAAAGTAGCTTGCTATTATAGTAGAAGCAGACAAAAACTTTGGAAAAAAGGAGAAACATCAGGAAATATACAGAAATTAAAGGGATTTTATTATGATTGTGATAAGGATACTATTCTTATTCTTGTAGAACAAATAGGAGTAGCGTGTCATACTGGTAGTTATACATGCTTTTTCAATGAAGTAATAAAAAATGAAAAAAGTAAAGATGAGGTTTTAAAGGATTTATATTCACTTATAAAAGAAAGAAAAAATAATCCTAAGGAAGGTTCTTATACTAATTATTTATTTGAAAAAGGATTAGATAAGATATTAAAAAAGGTTGGAGAAGAGACTAGTGAAGTTATAATAGGGGCTAAGAATAAAAATAAAGAAGAATTAGTTTATGAAATAAGTGATTTGATATACCACCTTTTAGTACTTATGGTAAATGAAAAAGTTACTATTGAGGATATAAAAAATGAACTAAAAAAGAGGAGTAAATAA
- a CDS encoding histidinol-phosphatase HisJ family protein produces MQFIIDSHIHTDYSPDCKAKMEDIVIQAVELGLKKIIFTDHVDYDSPDELFGGEIDYNEYMKEIKYLRDKYKEIEILMGVEIGYQPHLNNKLDKFIKSYPFDFVICSMHSCDGLDLYNGDFFKGKTQRQSYMNYFESIKRCIENYDNYDVYGHLDYIVRYGNFDNKELKYEDFKKIIDEILGLIIEKGKGIEVNTAGFRYNLKTTHPNIDILRRYIEMGGKVITLGSDAHRPNELCSDFEKTIKILKGIGVNKIAQFKNRVPSFIEI; encoded by the coding sequence ATGCAATTTATAATAGATAGTCACATTCATACAGATTATTCCCCTGATTGTAAAGCTAAAATGGAGGATATTGTTATACAAGCTGTTGAATTAGGGTTAAAGAAAATTATCTTTACAGATCATGTGGATTATGATAGCCCAGATGAACTTTTTGGGGGAGAAATTGATTATAATGAATACATGAAAGAAATTAAATATTTAAGAGATAAATATAAAGAAATTGAAATTTTAATGGGTGTAGAAATAGGATATCAACCTCATTTAAATAATAAGCTAGATAAATTTATAAAGTCATATCCTTTTGATTTTGTAATATGCTCTATGCATTCTTGTGATGGATTGGACTTATATAATGGTGACTTTTTTAAAGGGAAAACTCAAAGACAGAGTTACATGAATTATTTTGAAAGTATAAAGCGTTGTATAGAAAATTATGATAATTATGATGTTTATGGACACTTAGATTATATCGTTAGATATGGAAACTTTGATAATAAAGAGTTAAAATATGAAGATTTCAAAAAAATTATAGATGAAATTTTAGGCCTTATTATTGAAAAAGGAAAAGGTATTGAAGTCAATACCGCTGGTTTTAGATATAATCTTAAAACAACCCATCCTAATATTGACATATTAAGAAGATATATTGAAATGGGAGGCAAAGTCATAACATTAGGTTCAGATGCACACAGACCTAATGAGTTATGTTCAGATTTTGAAAAAACTATAAAAATACTTAAGGGTATAGGAGTAAATAAAATCGCTCAATTTAAAAATAGAGTACCAAGCTTTATTGAAATTTAA